The Christiangramia flava JLT2011 region TGCAGGGAACTCCAAAGGAATTCGTTGAAGGTTACCCAAACCTGGTGATTTCTGAAAAAGTACTGGAGCAATATTTTCCCGATTCCCATCCTGTAGGGCAGATTATTAAAGACATATCAAATACCGGAGCAGCAACCGAATATTATATTTCAGGAGTAATAGAAAACCTGCCAGTAAACACCCATCTGCGAGCAGATATGCTGGTAATTTCCGAACCACGGTATACAGATTTTTCCAGTGATTTTACGCCTTATGCCATACAGTATATCGTTCTGAAACCTGGAATCTCAAAATCTGACTTTACAGTTGCTGCAAACAACTGGCTGCAGCATTTGCCAAATGCCGATAAAAACATGAAAATTCAGCTTCAGCCGATGGAGGATATTTACCTGAATTCAGATGGTTTTTTTCAGAAGATCAAAGGAAATAAACGCAATATCAAAATTTTATCCGGCGTTGCGATCTTACTACTGCTTATTGCCTGTATCAATTTCGTCAATTTAAGCACGGCCAGAACTATAAAAAAGATCAGGAATACCGGATTAAGAAAAGTTCTTGGAGCCAGCAGGAAATCTTTGATCACGCAATTTTTAACAGAATCCTTTCTTTTCTTCGGAATCAGTTACGCCTTTGGTCTCGGTATTTATTACCTCTTTTTACCCTATCTCGAAGCATTCCTGGGAAATCCATTATCGCTAACAGTGGTGGGAAGTATCCAGCTTTTAGCAGCCAGTTTTGGTGTCATCGCCCTAATTAGTCTGCTTACCGGAATGTACCCTGCCTGGCTTATCTCTAAACCGAACGCGGCTAATGTGATTTCCAATAATTTTCAAACCAGCAGGAATTCCGAATATTTTAGAAAAGGCCTGGTAGTTACCCAGTTTGCGATCACTATTGGCGTGCTGGTTGGTTCACTGGTAGTCAATAATCAGCTGGAATTCCTGAATACAAAAGATCTGGGATTCAATAAGAATGACCTTTTCAGAATTAGTTTTACCAAATGGGGCAATAAAGGTGCGGCCTTTGAGAAAGAGATCAAGCAAATTGCAGGGGTTCAGGACGCCAGCATCGGGCAATGGATTCCTTCCAGTGCGGGAGGAACTTTTAGCCGCGATGTGGATGATCCTCAGTCTCCAGGTGCAAAAGTAACCACCTGGTATATCGATGCCGATCAAAATTTCTTTTCTACGCTTCAGCTTCAGCTTATTGAAGGACGGAGTTTTGAAAATGAATTTTCCGCAAAAAAAAGATTAGCCCCAGATACTTCCGAAGAAGAATTAGAGAAAGAAAAGGCAAAACCTGTTTTAATTACGGCATATACTGCGGAACGATTGAATATTGATGAGCTGAATAAACCTTATAAACAGCTGAACGGAATTCCGGTGGGAATTATTAAGAATTTCCACAATCAGTCTTTGCGAAACCCGATGGCACCTACGATTGTAAGGGCGATTGAAAACCCGGAATACGGGAATATGCTGATTCGATTGAATACGGAACATCCGCACCAGGCTGTGGCCCAAATTCAGAAAAAATATATGGAGTTTTTTCCCGGAAACCTTTTTCAAAGTTCCTGGATTTCCGAAGATCTCGCCCATGAATTTAAAGCTGAAAATAAGCTGAGAACAGTGCTGCAGATCTTCAGTTTGCTCATCGTTTTCCTTTCCTGTCTGGGATTATTTGGTCTTATCACCTTTATGGTTCAGAACAGAACAAAAGAGATCAGTATTCGAAAGGTTTTGGGAGCATCGGTGGCACAGATCGTACATATTTTTTCAAAAGATTCACTGAAACTCATTTTGCTTTCCGCAGTATTAGCGATTCCGCTCGCCTGGTATTTACTGGACAAATGGCTATCCGGCTTCCCATATCGAGTAGAAATTGGACTTTCGGTTTTTGTCCAAAGTGCGCTGGCAGTTATGATAGTCGCCATGATGACGATTGGAGTGCGCATTGTACGAGCAGCTTTTAAAAACCCGGCAGATAATCTTAGAACCGAATAACTCATCAACCAAAAGATCATGATTCGAAATTATATCAAAATAGCCTGGAGGAACCTGCTTCGTAACAAAGTCTACGCTCTCATAAACATTCTTGGGCTCAGCCTTGGCCTGGCATGCGCGATGCTCATCCTGCTCTATGTAAAAGATGAAGTTAGTTTTGACCGTTTCCATGAAAATGGTGATAATATTTATCGGGTGGTTGCTCAGGCCAAGCATGATGGTCAACTGGCGACTAACGTAAACACCGGCTTTTTACAGGGGCCGCGCTTTGCGGAAAATGTTTCGGGAATCACATCTTTTGTACGTGTTCAGGGCGCTACCGAAGATATGAAGAACGGTAACGAGATCTATTCCCAATCGGCACTTAGAGTGGATTCTACTTTTTTATCCGTTTTCAGTTTCCCGGTGATCGAAGGAAATGCCAAAACCGCTCTAAGCGAACCTCATTCGATCGTGGTAACCGAAGATTTTGCCCAAAAACAATTTGGCAAAAAAGAGGCTTTGGGACAACTGGTGATGATCCGGCAGGACAGTGCTTTGGTACCATATAAGGTAACCGCCGTGACCAAAAATGCTCCTCAGAATTCCACTATTCGGTATGAAGTCTTACTGCCTTTTCGCGAAAGCAAGGAAGACGCTCAAAACAATGAAAACTGGTACAGTTCCTTTCTGAATACTTTTGTGGTGCTGAATCCCAATGCAGACAAGTCTCATGTGGAAGCCCAAATGAAGGTTTTTTACCAGAAAGATGCTCGCGAAACCTTTCAGTCTTTGCTGAAAAAATATGGTGGCAGCTCCGAAATGGGTACATATATTCTCCAGCCTTTTGCGGATATCCATATGAATACCGAGATGCCGGCACAAAATGGGCTGGTAAACGCCAGCAATCCTATGTATTCTTATATTCTCTCCGGAATTGCCCTTTTTGTACTGCTCATCGCCTGCATCAATTTTGTGAATCTTACAGTGGCGAGATCGGTTAAAAGAGCCAGGGAGATCGGTATCCGGAAAGTGGTGGGCAGCAACAGAAAGCAATTGATTTTCCAGTTTTTAGGCGAGTCATTTTTACTTTGCTTTATCGCATTCTCACTGGCTTTCCTCATCGCCCAGCTCGTACTGCCGGTTTTCAATGAGCTTTCTAATAAGGCCC contains the following coding sequences:
- a CDS encoding ABC transporter permease, whose translation is MIRNYFKIAWRNITGNKTYSVINIAGLSIGLASFLLIATVVINELSYDKTWSKSERTYRLLSENTALGELDESTNAPIAPQLAANFDQVETYSRIRRSNYDFNIENDPVSFDVLEVNPTIWDVLDFEILQGTPKEFVEGYPNLVISEKVLEQYFPDSHPVGQIIKDISNTGAATEYYISGVIENLPVNTHLRADMLVISEPRYTDFSSDFTPYAIQYIVLKPGISKSDFTVAANNWLQHLPNADKNMKIQLQPMEDIYLNSDGFFQKIKGNKRNIKILSGVAILLLLIACINFVNLSTARTIKKIRNTGLRKVLGASRKSLITQFLTESFLFFGISYAFGLGIYYLFLPYLEAFLGNPLSLTVVGSIQLLAASFGVIALISLLTGMYPAWLISKPNAANVISNNFQTSRNSEYFRKGLVVTQFAITIGVLVGSLVVNNQLEFLNTKDLGFNKNDLFRISFTKWGNKGAAFEKEIKQIAGVQDASIGQWIPSSAGGTFSRDVDDPQSPGAKVTTWYIDADQNFFSTLQLQLIEGRSFENEFSAKKRLAPDTSEEELEKEKAKPVLITAYTAERLNIDELNKPYKQLNGIPVGIIKNFHNQSLRNPMAPTIVRAIENPEYGNMLIRLNTEHPHQAVAQIQKKYMEFFPGNLFQSSWISEDLAHEFKAENKLRTVLQIFSLLIVFLSCLGLFGLITFMVQNRTKEISIRKVLGASVAQIVHIFSKDSLKLILLSAVLAIPLAWYLLDKWLSGFPYRVEIGLSVFVQSALAVMIVAMMTIGVRIVRAAFKNPADNLRTE